One segment of Caldanaerobius polysaccharolyticus DSM 13641 DNA contains the following:
- a CDS encoding DUF3343 domain-containing protein yields MHEYCIIVFYSSQHAMYFENKLKYLNLNVSFMPTPRGITAGCSYSIRFDIKDLDKVIQEYDKIKFPIAGIFKVVMMYGKYKTVEKLK; encoded by the coding sequence GTGCACGAATATTGCATAATAGTTTTTTACTCATCGCAGCACGCTATGTACTTTGAAAACAAGTTAAAATACTTGAATTTGAACGTCTCATTTATGCCGACACCCAGGGGGATAACTGCGGGATGCAGTTACTCTATAAGGTTTGACATAAAAGACCTTGATAAAGTGATTCAGGAATACGATAAAATAAAATTCCCTATAGCGGGAATTTTTAAGGTCGTCATGATGTATGGTAAGTATAAAACAGTAGAGAAGTTAAAGTGA